One genomic region from Natrinema caseinilyticum encodes:
- the pdhA gene encoding pyruvate dehydrogenase (acetyl-transferring) E1 component subunit alpha, which yields MSGDVIERDLLEREPDDRIRVLDADGTVVAPDLEPDLEPETLRSMYRDMRFSRRFDERMISLQRQGRLGTYASLAGQEGSQIGSTYALASDDMLSFQYREHGAVAARGAPWEYLLYWMGHEDGNAALADVDVFPLNISIGSHIPHAVGWSWAAKLNDEENVTVVHFGDGSTSEGDFHEAMNIAGVFDTPTVFFCNNNQWAISVPRERQTASATIAQKARAYGFGGVQVDGMDPLASYVVTTAARENALESDGDRPRPTLIEAVQYRYGAHTTADDPDVYRDEAEVERWRQRDPIDRFEAYLRNRNVLDDGRIDAIETEIAEAVATLVDHAEAVDADPTEMFEYTYEEPTPRLEEQRDYLEALREAHGDSALLEDE from the coding sequence ATGTCAGGAGACGTCATAGAGCGTGACCTCCTCGAGCGCGAACCGGACGATCGGATCCGGGTCCTCGACGCCGACGGGACCGTCGTCGCCCCCGACCTGGAACCGGATCTCGAGCCGGAGACCCTGCGATCGATGTACCGGGATATGCGGTTTTCCCGGCGGTTCGACGAACGGATGATCAGCCTCCAGCGACAGGGCCGACTCGGGACGTACGCCTCGCTGGCCGGCCAGGAGGGATCCCAGATCGGCTCGACGTACGCGCTCGCGAGCGACGACATGCTCTCCTTCCAGTACCGGGAACACGGCGCGGTCGCCGCGCGAGGGGCCCCGTGGGAGTACCTGCTCTACTGGATGGGCCACGAGGACGGCAACGCCGCCCTGGCCGACGTCGACGTCTTCCCGCTGAACATCTCGATCGGGAGTCACATTCCCCACGCGGTCGGGTGGTCGTGGGCCGCGAAATTGAACGACGAAGAGAACGTGACCGTCGTCCACTTCGGCGACGGCTCGACCTCCGAGGGGGACTTCCACGAAGCGATGAACATCGCGGGCGTCTTCGACACGCCGACTGTCTTCTTCTGTAACAACAACCAGTGGGCCATCTCCGTGCCGCGGGAGCGCCAGACCGCGAGCGCTACCATCGCCCAGAAAGCCCGCGCCTACGGCTTCGGCGGCGTCCAGGTCGACGGGATGGACCCGCTCGCGTCCTACGTCGTCACCACGGCGGCGCGGGAGAACGCACTCGAGTCCGACGGCGACCGGCCGCGACCGACCCTGATCGAGGCGGTCCAGTACCGCTACGGAGCCCACACGACGGCGGACGATCCCGACGTCTACCGCGACGAAGCGGAGGTCGAGCGCTGGCGCCAGCGCGATCCGATCGATCGATTCGAAGCCTACCTTCGGAACCGGAACGTCCTCGACGACGGCCGAATCGACGCGATCGAAACCGAAATAGCGGAGGCGGTCGCCACGCTGGTCGACCATGCGGAGGCCGTCGATGCCGATCCGACCGAGATGTTCGAGTACACGTACGAAGAGCCGACCCCGCGGCTCGAGGAACAGCGCGACTATCTCGAGGCGCTTCGGGAGGCCCACGGCGACAGCGCGTTACTCGAAGACGAGTGA
- a CDS encoding gamma carbonic anhydrase family protein yields MVDSRTYAFEGERPTIDDAARVSREATLVGDVTVAADASVWPGVVCRGDVAPVEIGRETHVGDNAILHAARLADEVMVGHGAVLNEATVESQSLVGFNATINTDVTIGSGSIVAAGTVVPDTYTIPPESFVRGVPAEITPLEKTGIDAGSIFESYSSGEYTDLAQRHEEIFE; encoded by the coding sequence ATGGTCGACAGTCGAACCTACGCGTTCGAGGGGGAACGGCCCACGATCGACGACGCGGCGCGAGTGAGTCGAGAGGCGACGCTCGTCGGCGACGTAACGGTAGCCGCCGACGCGAGCGTTTGGCCCGGCGTCGTCTGTCGAGGCGACGTCGCCCCCGTCGAGATCGGCCGTGAGACCCACGTCGGCGACAACGCGATACTCCACGCCGCACGGCTCGCCGACGAGGTGATGGTCGGCCACGGAGCCGTCCTCAACGAAGCGACCGTCGAATCGCAGTCCCTCGTCGGATTCAACGCGACGATCAACACCGACGTCACGATCGGCAGCGGGAGCATCGTCGCCGCGGGGACCGTCGTCCCCGACACGTACACGATTCCACCGGAGTCGTTCGTCCGCGGCGTCCCCGCCGAGATCACGCCGCTCGAGAAAACGGGTATCGACGCCGGATCGATCTTCGAGTCGTATTCGTCGGGCGAGTACACCGATCTGGCACAGCGCCACGAGGAGATCTTCGAGTGA